Proteins encoded together in one Vallitalea longa window:
- a CDS encoding iron-sulfur cluster assembly scaffold protein, translating to MNYTHEVKNMCCVAKGPNHGPAPIPQEGKWVQSKEVKDISGLTHGIGWCAPQQGACKLTLNVKDGIIQEALVETLGCSGMTHSAAMASEILPGKTILEALNTDLVCDAINTAMRELFLQIVYGRTQTAFSEDGLPVGAGLEDLGKGLRSQVGTMYGTLDKGPRYLEMAEGYVTKIGLDEDDEIIGYEFIHFGKMMDMIKTGMDAVEAMKKATSIYGRFTDAVKTVDPRQE from the coding sequence ATGAACTACACTCATGAAGTGAAAAACATGTGTTGTGTTGCAAAAGGTCCTAATCATGGTCCAGCACCAATTCCTCAAGAAGGAAAATGGGTTCAATCTAAAGAAGTAAAAGACATTTCTGGTCTTACTCATGGTATTGGCTGGTGTGCACCTCAACAAGGAGCATGTAAACTTACTTTAAATGTAAAAGATGGTATTATTCAAGAGGCATTAGTTGAAACACTTGGATGTTCAGGAATGACTCATTCAGCTGCTATGGCATCAGAAATTTTACCAGGAAAAACTATTTTAGAAGCTCTTAATACTGATTTGGTATGTGATGCAATCAATACTGCAATGAGAGAATTATTCTTACAAATAGTTTACGGAAGAACTCAAACTGCATTCTCAGAAGATGGACTTCCAGTAGGTGCAGGTTTAGAAGATTTAGGAAAAGGTCTTCGTTCTCAAGTAGGTACTATGTATGGTACACTTGATAAAGGTCCTCGTTACCTTGAAATGGCAGAAGGCTATGTTACTAAAATCGGATTAGATGAAGATGATGAAATTATTGGTTATGAATTCATTCACTTCGGTAAAATGATGGATATGATTAAAACTGGTATGGACGCAGTAGAAGCTATGAAAAAAGCTACAAGCATATATGGTAGATTCACAGACGCTGTTAAAACAGTCGATCCAAGACAGGAATAG
- a CDS encoding ATP-binding cassette domain-containing protein, which translates to MLDIKNLSINYGKHRVLNDISIHIDKGEVVGLLGPSSSGKTTFMNVVSGLLPYKKGQVLINGTSPCEKTKSYVSLLTENNAIPRWMNLKDIVNFHTEMFNDFNKDKFYSILKNINLDIPDNKKIKHLSKGTIQMLRVALSISRKCGLYLLDEPLGGMDSLVRDQVTDTIINEIDMDSTIIIATHLISEVEKLLDKVIFIKKGQILGIHDCEDLRIEKGQSIEKTFREVMK; encoded by the coding sequence ATGTTGGACATTAAGAATCTATCAATAAATTATGGTAAACATAGAGTGTTAAATGATATAAGTATCCATATTGATAAAGGAGAAGTAGTTGGATTGTTAGGTCCTAGCAGCAGTGGAAAAACTACTTTTATGAATGTAGTTTCTGGACTTTTACCATATAAAAAAGGTCAAGTACTAATTAACGGAACGAGTCCCTGTGAAAAGACAAAATCTTATGTTTCATTACTTACTGAAAACAATGCCATACCAAGATGGATGAATTTAAAGGATATAGTGAATTTCCATACTGAAATGTTCAATGATTTCAATAAAGATAAATTCTATTCCATACTCAAGAATATTAATCTTGATATACCTGACAATAAAAAGATTAAACATCTTTCCAAAGGAACTATACAGATGTTACGAGTAGCTCTATCTATCTCTCGTAAATGTGGTCTTTATCTATTAGATGAACCATTAGGTGGAATGGATTCACTTGTAAGAGACCAAGTGACAGATACCATTATAAATGAAATAGATATGGATTCAACAATAATTATTGCTACACACCTTATATCTGAAGTTGAAAAACTTCTTGATAAAGTTATATTCATTAAAAAAGGTCAGATATTAGGTATACATGATTGTGAGGACTTACGAATTGAAAAGGGTCAGTCTATCGAGAAAACTTTTAGAGAGGTGATGAAATGA
- a CDS encoding ABC transporter ATP-binding protein: MKQIIKVSNVTKIYGSKMNKTTALVDINFEVNQGEFVGIMGPSGSGKSTLLNVISTIDKTTSGTISYEGRDIGQLKEDDLTDFRRDELGFIFQDFNLLDTLSVEENIILPLAISKVHVKEINKRLMEVTKILGINDILKKYPYEISGGQKQRTAAARAIINNPKLVLADEPTGALDSKSSAELLSCMKKLNKEYDSTILMVTHDAFAASYCDRILFIKDGNIYSELISNGDRKQFYNKVIDVLAMMGGDLNDVL; this comes from the coding sequence ATGAAACAAATAATAAAAGTTAGCAACGTAACGAAAATATATGGTTCTAAGATGAACAAAACAACTGCACTTGTAGATATTAATTTTGAGGTGAACCAAGGAGAATTCGTTGGTATTATGGGACCATCTGGTTCAGGTAAGAGTACACTTCTAAATGTCATATCTACAATAGATAAAACCACCAGTGGTACAATTAGCTATGAAGGTAGAGATATTGGACAGTTGAAAGAGGATGATTTAACTGATTTCAGAAGAGATGAATTAGGTTTTATATTTCAAGATTTTAATCTATTGGATACTTTAAGTGTTGAAGAGAATATTATTCTTCCATTAGCTATATCTAAGGTACATGTAAAAGAGATCAATAAAAGATTAATGGAAGTAACCAAAATTCTTGGTATCAATGATATACTAAAAAAATATCCATATGAAATATCAGGTGGTCAGAAGCAGAGAACAGCTGCTGCAAGAGCTATTATCAATAATCCAAAATTAGTATTAGCAGATGAACCTACAGGAGCTTTGGATTCAAAATCATCAGCAGAACTGCTTTCATGCATGAAGAAATTGAATAAAGAATATGACAGTACTATTCTTATGGTAACTCATGATGCTTTTGCAGCAAGTTATTGTGACAGGATATTATTCATAAAAGACGGAAATATCTATTCAGAACTTATTAGTAATGGCGATAGAAAGCAGTTTTATAATAAAGTTATTGATGTTCTTGCAATGATGGGGGGAGACCTTAATGACGTATTATAG
- a CDS encoding 4Fe-4S binding protein: MKSIQKVRLIVQLICVVLTLIGFFMNFRVTMIIIMVTTLIGGAYYCGWVCPFGTLQDIASKIGKMLKIKKYKMPKIIQRYLKYSRYVLLVAYLVFSFDIIYAIFSYDPRVNLIKYLGGSFSGIVPLIILISFLVIGMFFERPFCNYLCIEGAKYGVISSLRVFTIKRDEASCVGCTKCDKACPMNIEVSKMEQVQSLQCINCFECVSACPIKDTLSYEKISFTHKMKRKYTAAICIIASIAVVSFISIGITGKLPLGMKLGEDRLTNTTTGTSSETTIDGKLVSVGEAAGIDDGVYEGTGMGFRGEIKVEVTVTNEIIIKIKVIENIDDKKFYNRAEPVVTKDIIESQSSDVDTVSGATYSSIGIIDAVADALENARK, encoded by the coding sequence ATGAAAAGCATTCAAAAAGTAAGATTAATAGTTCAATTAATATGTGTTGTATTGACGCTAATTGGATTTTTTATGAATTTTCGAGTAACCATGATCATTATTATGGTAACTACATTAATAGGTGGAGCCTACTACTGTGGGTGGGTTTGCCCATTTGGTACTTTGCAGGATATAGCCAGTAAAATTGGAAAAATGTTAAAAATCAAGAAATATAAGATGCCTAAGATTATTCAGCGATACCTAAAATATTCAAGATATGTTTTACTCGTTGCATATCTAGTCTTTAGCTTTGATATTATTTATGCGATTTTCTCGTATGATCCAAGAGTAAACTTGATAAAATATCTTGGTGGATCATTTTCAGGTATTGTTCCGTTGATTATTCTAATTTCTTTCTTGGTAATAGGGATGTTTTTTGAAAGACCGTTTTGCAATTATTTGTGTATAGAAGGGGCAAAGTATGGGGTAATCAGTTCATTAAGAGTTTTCACTATTAAGAGAGATGAAGCTAGCTGTGTAGGATGTACCAAGTGTGATAAGGCTTGTCCCATGAATATTGAAGTATCAAAAATGGAACAAGTTCAATCACTTCAATGTATAAACTGCTTTGAATGTGTTAGTGCTTGTCCTATAAAAGATACTCTATCCTATGAAAAAATATCATTTACTCATAAAATGAAACGTAAATATACTGCCGCAATCTGTATCATTGCGTCTATTGCAGTTGTTTCATTCATTAGTATCGGCATAACAGGAAAACTCCCATTGGGTATGAAATTGGGAGAGGATAGATTAACTAATACAACAACAGGAACCTCATCAGAAACTACAATAGATGGTAAATTAGTTTCTGTGGGAGAGGCAGCTGGAATTGATGACGGTGTATATGAAGGTACGGGGATGGGTTTTAGAGGTGAGATAAAGGTAGAAGTAACAGTGACTAACGAAATAATTATTAAAATTAAAGTAATAGAAAACATTGATGATAAAAAATTCTACAATCGTGCTGAACCTGTTGTTACGAAAGATATTATTGAATCACAATCTTCCGATGTAGATACTGTAAGTGGTGCAACCTACTCTTCCATAGGAATAATAGACGCAGTTGCCGATGCTCTGGAAAATGCTAGAAAGTAG
- a CDS encoding GGGtGRT protein, translating into MALFEGYDRRIKSIEKTLKENGIGSIEEAKQICDEKGINVSEITKSIQPICFENACWAYTLGAAIAIKRGIKVAADAAEVIGEGLQAFCIPGSVADQRKVGIGHGGLGAMLLREETKCFAFLAGHESFAAAEGAIGIARSANKVRKQPLQVILNGLGKDAAYIISRINGFTYVQTQFDYNTSELKVVKEKAYSNGERGKVRCYGADDVREGVAIMHKEGVDVSITGNSTNPTRFQHPVAGTYKKECVQLGKKYFSVASGGGTGRTLHPDNMAAGPASYGMTDTMGRMHSDAQFAGSSSVPAHVEMMGLIGMGNNPMVGATVAVAVAVQEAMNK; encoded by the coding sequence ATGGCATTATTTGAAGGATACGATAGAAGAATTAAAAGCATTGAAAAAACTTTAAAAGAAAATGGCATCGGTTCTATTGAAGAAGCAAAACAAATATGTGATGAAAAAGGAATTAATGTAAGTGAAATTACTAAATCTATTCAACCTATTTGTTTTGAAAATGCATGTTGGGCTTATACTTTAGGTGCAGCAATTGCTATAAAAAGAGGGATTAAAGTTGCAGCAGATGCAGCAGAAGTTATTGGAGAAGGATTACAAGCTTTCTGTATTCCTGGTTCTGTAGCTGATCAAAGAAAAGTTGGTATTGGTCATGGTGGTTTAGGAGCTATGCTTCTTAGAGAAGAAACTAAATGTTTCGCTTTCTTAGCTGGTCATGAATCATTTGCTGCTGCTGAAGGTGCTATCGGTATTGCACGTTCTGCAAACAAGGTAAGAAAACAACCTTTACAAGTAATTCTTAATGGACTTGGTAAAGATGCAGCTTATATTATTTCAAGAATCAATGGATTTACTTATGTACAAACACAATTCGATTATAATACAAGTGAATTAAAAGTAGTTAAAGAAAAAGCTTATTCAAATGGAGAAAGAGGAAAAGTTAGATGTTATGGTGCTGACGATGTACGCGAAGGTGTTGCAATCATGCACAAAGAAGGCGTAGACGTTTCTATTACTGGTAACTCAACTAACCCAACTCGTTTCCAACATCCAGTTGCTGGTACTTATAAAAAAGAATGTGTACAATTAGGTAAAAAATATTTCTCAGTAGCTTCAGGTGGTGGAACAGGTAGAACTCTTCACCCAGATAATATGGCTGCTGGACCAGCTTCATACGGAATGACAGATACAATGGGTAGAATGCACTCAGATGCACAATTCGCTGGATCTTCATCTGTACCAGCCCATGTAGAAATGATGGGACTTATTGGTATGGGTAATAATCCAATGGTTGGTGCTACAGTTGCAGTAGCTGTTGCAGTACAAGAAGCAATGAATAAATAA
- a CDS encoding radical SAM/SPASM domain-containing protein, with product MIVNPYKNLIGKVKSSLETKHPEAFEKYILPNSLLLFDRIYKKRSIKRAKDYYLQIEYPLFKTIEIETINRCNGSCSFCPINHNIDPRPFKMMDAELFNSIINQLKDLDYHGSIGLYSNNEPLLDKRLFKFLKTAKESLPNATLYLFTNGSLLTIQKFEELMKYLDWITIDNYNDDLTLIEPVKKVYEYALTKPYQDKVHIYLRKQNEVLLNRSGQAKNRTKKKHKLKSACLYPFEQAVVRPDGKLSLCCNDATGKVTMGDLTKDKLIDIWNNDKYNKVRKTMLKDRSMNCLCKNCDIVTPTVPAGTSFKVKNIINMIKK from the coding sequence ATGATTGTTAATCCATATAAAAACTTAATCGGGAAGGTAAAATCTTCTCTAGAAACTAAACATCCTGAAGCATTTGAGAAATACATTCTACCCAATAGCCTATTATTATTTGACAGAATATATAAAAAAAGAAGTATAAAAAGAGCAAAAGATTATTATCTACAAATAGAATATCCACTATTCAAAACAATTGAAATTGAAACTATCAACAGATGTAACGGTAGTTGTTCCTTCTGTCCCATCAACCATAACATTGACCCTAGACCTTTTAAGATGATGGATGCGGAATTATTCAACTCAATAATCAATCAGCTAAAAGACTTAGACTATCACGGAAGTATAGGTTTGTACTCTAATAATGAACCACTACTTGATAAAAGATTATTCAAATTCTTAAAAACAGCAAAAGAATCACTGCCCAACGCTACATTATATTTATTTACCAACGGTTCACTTCTAACTATACAAAAATTTGAAGAATTGATGAAATACCTAGATTGGATAACCATTGATAATTACAATGATGATCTTACTCTTATTGAACCAGTTAAAAAGGTATACGAATATGCCTTGACAAAACCTTATCAAGATAAAGTACACATATATCTTAGAAAACAAAATGAAGTATTGCTAAACAGAAGTGGACAAGCCAAAAACAGAACAAAGAAAAAACACAAATTGAAATCCGCATGTTTATATCCATTTGAACAAGCAGTAGTAAGACCTGATGGTAAACTCAGTCTATGCTGTAACGATGCTACTGGTAAAGTCACTATGGGGGACTTGACTAAAGATAAGCTTATAGATATCTGGAATAACGATAAATACAACAAAGTCAGAAAAACCATGTTAAAAGACAGGTCAATGAATTGTCTATGTAAAAATTGTGATATCGTAACTCCAACTGTTCCAGCTGGTACATCTTTCAAAGTTAAGAATATAATCAATATGATTAAGAAATAA
- a CDS encoding ABC transporter permease — translation MTYYSIMFNNMKKNFKNYYIYIMSTVFSVLIFYLFNSIKYNKEMMAAVNSSGNVTAVFSATSYIVLLFSLIFIWYSNSFFVKKRKNEIALYSLLGLKKKKIGRMLFVENMIIAVIALVIGIAVGTLFSKLIVMLILRMLNEFVYVSFSFSIRAARDTVIFFLIIFLIASIHSYRLIYKVKLIELFASSRKKEKPFKTRPIFAIISLALVIYGYYLSQHMVNALFVINVFIVLGTVIAGTYGLFSYFLVFIVRMLKKRKKILYKGNNILAISNIAYRIKSHTVTFATIAILSASTIAALGMVDSAYYDFKTNEAENYPYTFTYKYIDEATNDKVLDIVNNSDKNELIGNMKIDRAKVSGMINYDFETKVAEWNLGSDQTFYTISNSTFNKMMDIREMDKQIKLKDDECVLNFSSVQLYDLHKLKGSTIDVNANDISAGKLTIQKLYKQSIVKNGYDPMYLVVSDNIYDKIIESGAETNSYYAVKVTDPLDSKELSDEIIKTVPADNGLTTYYYHFKDANEAYVTILFAVFFVGIIFLISTGSIIYFKLITEANDERDRYTILRKIGVSKKDITRSVKKQILLMFLLPLIVGLCHSGFALSAFNQVLNAHILTPVIVTMVGYSVIYLIYYFLTVNYYKKIILKK, via the coding sequence ATGACGTATTATAGTATTATGTTCAATAATATGAAAAAGAATTTTAAAAATTATTATATATATATCATGTCGACTGTATTTAGTGTATTGATTTTTTATTTGTTTAATTCAATTAAGTACAATAAAGAGATGATGGCGGCTGTTAATTCATCTGGGAATGTGACAGCTGTGTTTAGTGCTACTAGTTATATAGTTTTGCTATTTTCATTAATTTTCATATGGTATTCTAATTCTTTCTTTGTTAAGAAGAGAAAAAATGAAATAGCACTTTATTCATTATTAGGTTTGAAGAAAAAGAAAATAGGAAGAATGCTTTTTGTTGAGAATATGATTATTGCTGTAATTGCACTAGTGATTGGTATTGCTGTAGGTACACTGTTTTCTAAATTAATTGTAATGCTCATTCTAAGAATGCTAAATGAATTCGTTTATGTTAGTTTTTCATTTTCAATTAGGGCAGCAAGAGATACTGTAATATTCTTCTTGATTATATTTTTGATTGCATCTATTCATAGTTATAGGTTGATTTATAAAGTCAAATTAATAGAATTATTTGCCTCTTCTAGAAAAAAAGAGAAACCTTTTAAGACAAGACCAATATTTGCAATAATTTCATTAGCTCTTGTCATATATGGATATTACTTATCTCAGCATATGGTTAATGCGCTTTTTGTAATTAATGTATTTATTGTACTTGGTACCGTAATTGCAGGTACTTATGGATTATTCTCATATTTTCTAGTATTTATAGTAAGAATGCTGAAGAAAAGAAAGAAAATATTATATAAGGGTAATAATATATTAGCGATTTCAAATATAGCTTATAGAATCAAAAGTCATACGGTTACTTTTGCAACTATCGCTATACTTAGTGCTTCTACTATAGCGGCATTAGGAATGGTAGATAGTGCGTATTATGATTTTAAAACCAATGAAGCTGAGAATTACCCATATACATTCACTTATAAATATATTGATGAAGCAACTAATGATAAGGTGTTAGACATAGTTAACAATAGTGATAAAAATGAACTTATAGGTAATATGAAGATTGATAGGGCTAAAGTTAGTGGTATGATAAATTATGATTTTGAAACAAAAGTAGCTGAATGGAATCTAGGAAGTGATCAAACATTTTATACAATTTCCAATTCTACTTTTAATAAAATGATGGATATCAGAGAAATGGATAAGCAGATAAAATTAAAAGATGATGAGTGTGTTCTGAACTTTTCAAGTGTCCAGTTGTATGATCTCCATAAATTGAAAGGTTCTACAATAGACGTAAATGCCAATGACATATCAGCAGGAAAACTGACTATCCAAAAATTATATAAACAAAGTATTGTAAAAAACGGATATGATCCTATGTATTTAGTGGTTAGTGACAATATTTATGATAAAATCATTGAAAGTGGAGCTGAAACCAATAGTTATTATGCTGTAAAAGTAACAGATCCACTTGATAGCAAAGAATTATCAGATGAAATAATTAAAACTGTTCCAGCCGATAATGGACTTACTACATACTACTATCATTTTAAAGATGCGAATGAAGCTTATGTAACTATACTTTTTGCAGTATTTTTTGTGGGAATTATTTTCTTGATATCAACAGGAAGTATAATATATTTCAAATTAATAACTGAAGCTAATGATGAAAGAGACAGATATACAATACTAAGAAAAATCGGTGTAAGTAAAAAAGATATAACAAGGTCTGTCAAGAAGCAGATATTACTGATGTTCTTGTTACCGCTAATTGTTGGTCTCTGTCATTCAGGATTTGCACTTAGTGCATTTAATCAAGTATTGAATGCTCATATATTAACTCCTGTAATTGTTACTATGGTAGGGTATTCAGTAATTTATTTAATATATTATTTCCTTACTGTCAATTACTACAAGAAAATCATATTAAAAAAATAA
- a CDS encoding GntR family transcriptional regulator produces MEFDNNVPVYIQILSYLKELVIKRQLKEGEKMPSVRELAKDLKVNPNTVQRAYRELESEGIIVSKRGMGSFVTSDSNSIINLRDEIAKDTVMNFANRMINMGFSKKEIMKIIDSYVEGE; encoded by the coding sequence ATGGAATTTGATAATAATGTTCCTGTATATATTCAGATATTATCATATCTAAAAGAATTAGTTATCAAGCGACAATTGAAAGAAGGTGAAAAAATGCCATCAGTTAGAGAATTAGCAAAAGATCTAAAAGTTAATCCAAACACTGTCCAAAGAGCTTATCGTGAATTAGAAAGCGAAGGTATAATAGTTTCCAAAAGAGGTATGGGTTCTTTTGTAACTAGTGACAGTAATAGCATTATAAATCTTAGAGACGAAATTGCAAAAGATACGGTTATGAATTTCGCTAATCGTATGATTAATATGGGATTTAGCAAAAAAGAGATTATGAAGATTATTGATTCATATGTGGAAGGAGAATAA